A stretch of Mucilaginibacter terrae DNA encodes these proteins:
- a CDS encoding NADP-dependent malic enzyme: MSTTNNNNNAKRKQDALNYHSKGRPGKIQVIPTKPTNSQRDLTMAYSPGVAEPCREIAKNTDDVYKYTAKGNLVAVISNGTAVLGLGDIGPEASKPVMEGKGLLFKIYADIDVFDLELNTKNVDEFVNIVKALEPTFGGVNLEDISAPTCFEIERRLKAEMNIPVMHDDQHGTAIISGAALMNACEIQGKKLDEIKLVINGAGAAAVSCTKMYLQLGVKKENLLMFDINGLITPDRTDLDEIRLEFATHRTDVSNLTEGMKGADVFIGLSAGNVVTAEMLQGMAPNPVVFAMANPEPEVSYDIAVAARQDIIMATGRSDYPNQVNNVLGFPYIFRGALDVRATAINEEMKIAAVHAIAELTRKPVPEEVNLAYNTTNLRFGRDYIIPKPMDQRLIVEVSAAVAKAAMESGVARTQITDWAEYAERLHGRIGSDNKLMRNLSGKAKQDPKRVVFAEADNYKILRAAQIVKEEGIAIPILLGNTEKIKNIIAEHKLDLDDVKIINTLVPCDRQEEYAQHLYHKRQRRGITLYEAKKMMRDRNYYGASMVEFGDADALISGLTKNYVSTVKPALQIIGTADGVSRVAGMYMMITKKGPLFFADTTVNVNPTVQDLVDITVLVEESVKQFNVSPRIAMLSYSNFGSNEGDVPEKTREAVKILHKQYPDMVIDGEMQANFAMNPALLEDNFPFSTLNGKAANTLIFPNLESGNIAYKLLQEVGGAEAVGPILLGMKKPVHVLQLGSSVREIVNMITIAVVDAQQKAKDAGL; encoded by the coding sequence ATGAGCACAACCAACAATAACAATAACGCTAAACGTAAGCAAGACGCGCTGAACTATCACTCCAAAGGCCGTCCTGGTAAAATACAGGTAATTCCTACCAAACCCACTAATTCGCAACGCGATTTAACTATGGCTTACTCGCCGGGTGTAGCCGAGCCTTGCCGCGAGATTGCCAAGAATACCGATGATGTTTACAAATATACCGCCAAAGGTAATTTGGTAGCCGTAATTAGTAACGGTACCGCCGTATTAGGACTGGGCGATATTGGCCCCGAAGCCAGCAAGCCGGTAATGGAAGGTAAAGGCCTGCTGTTTAAAATATATGCAGATATTGACGTGTTCGACTTAGAATTGAACACCAAAAATGTTGATGAATTTGTAAACATAGTAAAGGCATTGGAGCCAACCTTTGGTGGTGTAAACCTCGAAGATATTTCGGCCCCAACTTGTTTTGAAATTGAGCGCCGTTTAAAGGCCGAGATGAATATCCCGGTAATGCACGATGATCAGCATGGTACCGCCATAATATCGGGCGCTGCGCTCATGAATGCCTGCGAAATTCAAGGCAAAAAGCTTGACGAAATTAAACTGGTAATAAATGGTGCAGGTGCCGCTGCGGTATCATGTACCAAAATGTACCTGCAATTGGGTGTTAAAAAAGAGAACCTGCTGATGTTCGACATCAACGGTTTAATAACCCCCGATCGTACCGATTTGGACGAGATCCGTTTAGAGTTTGCCACCCACCGTACCGATGTAAGTAACCTTACCGAAGGTATGAAAGGTGCCGATGTATTCATCGGCCTCTCGGCCGGTAACGTGGTGACTGCCGAAATGCTGCAAGGCATGGCGCCAAACCCTGTTGTATTTGCCATGGCCAATCCCGAGCCCGAAGTATCTTATGATATAGCCGTAGCCGCCCGTCAGGATATTATTATGGCCACCGGCCGTAGCGATTATCCTAACCAGGTGAACAACGTACTGGGTTTCCCTTACATTTTCCGTGGTGCGTTAGACGTGCGTGCTACTGCCATTAACGAGGAAATGAAAATTGCCGCCGTACATGCCATTGCCGAATTAACCCGTAAGCCTGTTCCCGAAGAAGTGAATTTGGCTTACAATACTACTAACCTGCGTTTTGGAAGAGATTACATCATTCCAAAACCGATGGATCAGCGCCTCATCGTAGAGGTATCTGCCGCAGTGGCTAAAGCAGCTATGGAATCGGGTGTGGCACGTACCCAAATTACCGATTGGGCCGAGTATGCCGAAAGGTTACACGGTCGTATTGGTAGCGATAACAAGCTGATGCGTAACCTGAGCGGTAAAGCCAAGCAAGACCCTAAACGTGTGGTATTTGCCGAGGCCGATAACTATAAGATATTACGTGCTGCCCAGATAGTAAAAGAGGAGGGCATCGCCATCCCTATTTTATTGGGTAATACCGAAAAAATTAAAAACATTATTGCCGAGCATAAGCTTGATTTGGATGATGTAAAGATCATCAACACCTTAGTGCCGTGCGACCGCCAGGAAGAGTATGCCCAGCATTTGTATCATAAACGCCAGCGCCGCGGTATAACCCTGTACGAAGCTAAAAAGATGATGCGCGACCGTAACTATTACGGTGCCAGCATGGTGGAGTTTGGTGATGCCGATGCATTGATCTCGGGTTTAACCAAAAACTATGTATCTACCGTTAAGCCTGCCCTGCAAATCATCGGTACTGCCGATGGTGTGAGCCGTGTAGCCGGTATGTACATGATGATCACCAAAAAAGGGCCGCTGTTTTTTGCCGATACTACCGTAAACGTAAACCCAACCGTGCAGGATCTGGTAGATATTACCGTGCTGGTTGAAGAATCGGTTAAGCAGTTCAATGTTAGTCCGCGTATAGCCATGCTGTCGTACTCTAACTTTGGCTCTAACGAGGGCGACGTGCCCGAAAAAACCCGCGAGGCTGTAAAAATTCTGCACAAACAATACCCCGATATGGTGATAGACGGTGAAATGCAGGCTAACTTTGCCATGAACCCGGCGTTGTTAGAAGATAACTTCCCTTTCTCAACCCTGAACGGCAAGGCGGCCAACACACTGATCTTCCCTAACCTCGAGTCGGGCAATATAGCCTACAAACTGTTACAGGAAGTGGGCGGTGCCGAAGCCGTTGGTCCTATCTTATTAGGTATGAAAAAACCGGTACACGTGTTGCAATTAGGCAGCTCGGTACGCGAGATTGTAAACATGATTACCATAGCGGTAGTTGATGCGCAGCAAAAGGCTAAGGATGCAGGATTATAA
- a CDS encoding DUF763 domain-containing protein → MKRAGNADLPLHYGYVPPWLAERMAKLGLAVVETMVMEYGSSEVLSRLSNPFWFQSLGAVMGMDWHSSGITTSVMGALKRAINPHAKQLGIYICGGKGKHSTQTPNELIKVSESTGLDGNYLVRCSKLSAKVDNTAVQDGFHLYTHNFIVNTKGQWTVIQQGMNADTRTARRYHWHSQDLQSFVSDPHTAICGANTGRILNMADARADGSRSAIMSMAAEQPRPYACRNKPFGNARSPRCAG, encoded by the coding sequence ATGAAACGCGCCGGGAATGCTGATTTACCTTTACACTATGGTTATGTACCACCCTGGCTGGCCGAGCGTATGGCAAAACTGGGGCTGGCCGTGGTTGAAACTATGGTAATGGAATATGGCAGCAGCGAAGTACTTAGCCGTTTAAGTAACCCATTTTGGTTTCAGAGTTTAGGCGCAGTTATGGGTATGGATTGGCATTCTTCGGGCATAACCACTTCGGTGATGGGGGCGTTGAAGCGAGCTATAAATCCGCATGCCAAACAACTGGGCATTTACATTTGCGGCGGCAAGGGCAAGCACTCTACCCAAACCCCTAACGAACTGATCAAGGTGAGCGAAAGCACCGGTTTAGACGGCAATTACCTGGTACGCTGCAGCAAACTGAGCGCCAAGGTTGATAACACGGCCGTGCAGGATGGCTTTCATCTGTATACCCACAATTTTATTGTAAATACCAAAGGCCAGTGGACGGTAATACAACAGGGCATGAACGCCGATACCCGCACAGCCCGCCGATACCACTGGCATTCACAAGATTTGCAAAGCTTTGTAAGCGATCCGCATACGGCTATTTGCGGGGCCAACACCGGTCGAATTTTAAACATGGCCGATGCCCGTGCCGATGGTTCACGCTCGGCCATAATGAGCATGGCGGCCGAGCAGCCCCGACCGTATGCTTGCCGAAATAAGCCATTTGGTAATGCCCGATCACCACGATGTGCGGGCTAA
- a CDS encoding PepSY-associated TM helix domain-containing protein, which yields MIWKRFKAVASWLHLWVGLVTGMVVVIVGTTGCILVFEDELFDYFHRDIIEVTETGPARPVSELLATVQKHVGKKGITDVRMNEADQSYVFTARELNKVKDMNLSCFSQFKYYDNIYVNQYTGKVTGTIDITSDFFYITEQLHRQLLLVKPVGSVVVGSCILLFLLMMITGFILWLPKNYKQFKQNISVKWKAKFKRINYDLHNSFGFYVLPIAILIAITGLVWSFKWWEAGIYSMLGEKEPIKLVRKAPHLTTADTTDNHINMIVADLESQLKGDYRLIGLSLPSAESKVMMAFVYGKQRVDNWRNMSYYFYDGRTGKMIDKMRHGEKPLGLKWRNSNKDIHTGRIFGPVTQILAFLASFICASLPVTGFLIWWGKRNKKNKKKAGIQHKKTPQPALNTI from the coding sequence ATGATTTGGAAGCGCTTTAAAGCCGTTGCCTCCTGGCTGCATTTATGGGTTGGTCTTGTTACCGGCATGGTTGTAGTTATAGTGGGAACTACCGGCTGTATATTGGTTTTTGAAGATGAGCTTTTTGACTACTTTCACCGCGACATTATTGAAGTAACTGAAACCGGCCCCGCAAGGCCGGTTTCGGAGTTACTGGCAACCGTGCAAAAGCATGTGGGCAAAAAGGGTATTACCGATGTGCGCATGAATGAGGCTGATCAAAGCTACGTTTTCACCGCCCGGGAACTTAATAAGGTTAAGGATATGAACCTGAGCTGTTTTAGCCAGTTTAAGTATTACGACAATATTTATGTTAACCAATACACCGGCAAGGTAACGGGCACTATCGACATCACCAGCGACTTTTTTTACATAACCGAACAACTGCACCGGCAACTGTTACTGGTTAAACCAGTAGGCAGTGTAGTTGTAGGCTCGTGCATTTTATTGTTTTTGCTGATGATGATAACCGGCTTTATTTTATGGCTGCCCAAAAACTACAAACAGTTTAAGCAAAACATCAGCGTAAAATGGAAAGCTAAATTTAAACGGATTAATTATGACCTGCACAACAGCTTTGGTTTTTATGTGTTGCCCATTGCCATACTAATTGCTATAACCGGGCTGGTATGGTCGTTTAAGTGGTGGGAAGCTGGCATTTACAGCATGCTGGGAGAAAAAGAACCTATAAAACTGGTACGCAAAGCCCCCCACCTTACCACTGCCGATACCACCGACAACCATATTAACATGATTGTTGCCGATTTGGAAAGCCAGCTTAAAGGAGATTACCGTTTAATTGGCCTTAGCTTGCCATCTGCTGAAAGCAAGGTTATGATGGCATTTGTTTACGGCAAACAAAGGGTTGATAACTGGCGCAATATGAGCTATTATTTTTACGACGGACGAACCGGCAAAATGATCGACAAAATGCGGCACGGCGAAAAGCCTTTAGGACTAAAATGGCGCAACTCGAACAAAGACATACATACCGGCCGCATATTTGGTCCGGTAACACAAATTCTGGCATTTTTGGCCAGCTTCATCTGCGCATCATTACCAGTAACCGGCTTTTTAATATGGTGGGGAAAACGCAATAAGAAAAATAAAAAGAAAGCGGGCATTCAGCATAAAAAAACACCTCAGCCTGCGCTAAACACGATATAA
- the radC gene encoding RadC family protein produces MEAYESKISIKAWAEEDRPREKLNSQGRRALSDAELIAILIGSGSRTESAVELSKRILHHYDNDLQKLGKVSVAELSKFKGIGEAKAISIIAALELGRRRDDTEIKVPDTVAGSKSVYQVMKRHLVDLNHEEFWILLLSRSCKVIAKELISKGGLSGTVADPKIIFHIALQHQASSIILTHNHPSGNLKPSQQDIDLTRKIHQAGKILDIGVLDHLIITDGGYYSFADEGLL; encoded by the coding sequence GTGGAAGCATACGAAAGCAAAATAAGTATTAAGGCCTGGGCCGAGGAAGACCGTCCGCGCGAGAAACTGAACAGCCAGGGCCGCCGCGCGCTGAGCGATGCGGAACTGATTGCCATACTGATCGGGTCGGGCAGCCGTACCGAATCGGCGGTGGAATTGAGCAAGCGTATTTTGCACCACTATGATAACGATCTGCAAAAGCTGGGCAAGGTATCGGTAGCCGAGCTTTCTAAATTTAAAGGTATTGGGGAGGCTAAGGCTATCTCCATTATTGCAGCGCTGGAGTTGGGCCGCCGCCGCGATGATACTGAAATTAAAGTCCCCGACACCGTAGCAGGCAGTAAGAGCGTTTACCAAGTAATGAAACGGCATTTGGTTGATTTAAACCACGAGGAATTCTGGATATTGCTGTTGAGCCGTAGCTGCAAGGTAATAGCCAAAGAACTCATCAGCAAGGGTGGCCTATCGGGCACCGTGGCCGATCCTAAAATAATCTTTCATATAGCTTTGCAGCATCAGGCTTCGTCCATCATCTTAACCCATAATCACCCTTCGGGTAACCTCAAGCCCAGCCAGCAGGATATTGACCTTACCCGCAAAATACATCAGGCCGGCAAGATATTAGATATAGGCGTGCTCGATCATTTGATTATTACCGACGGTGGCTACTATAGCTTTGCCGATGAGGGATTGTTATAA
- a CDS encoding DUF763 domain-containing protein — MPDHHDVRAKDVDLKRLGAVLWLAHEKQPADFEELLLLQGLGPRTLQSLALVSEVIHGTPSRFTDPARFAFAHGGKDGHPFPVPVKVYDETLKVLHTSIQRSKLGNNDKVEAIKKLSQIAQQAEHGFIPNADFDKVIENERNESWRHGGRTVLGKAKPPAEKQLRLF; from the coding sequence ATGCCCGATCACCACGATGTGCGGGCTAAAGATGTTGACTTGAAACGCCTGGGTGCCGTACTATGGCTGGCACACGAAAAACAACCTGCCGATTTTGAAGAACTGCTTTTACTGCAAGGCCTTGGTCCGCGTACGCTGCAATCATTAGCATTGGTTAGCGAGGTTATACATGGCACACCCTCCCGCTTTACCGACCCTGCCCGCTTTGCCTTTGCGCATGGCGGTAAGGATGGGCATCCCTTCCCGGTACCGGTTAAGGTATATGATGAAACCTTGAAAGTTTTGCATACCTCTATACAACGCTCCAAACTGGGCAATAATGATAAGGTAGAAGCTATTAAAAAGCTTAGCCAGATTGCCCAGCAAGCCGAGCACGGCTTTATCCCCAATGCCGATTTTGATAAGGTGATCGAGAATGAGCGCAATGAATCATGGCGTCATGGTGGCCGTACAGTTTTGGGGAAAGCTAAGCCACCGGCAGAAAAACAGTTGAGGTTGTTTTAG
- a CDS encoding PAS domain-containing protein, which yields MNKRFVLTLILGYLTAGIIWLVGGAWVIYHFKLQHTVAGLDLALAIKNISFLLISVVSLIYIINNHYSRLLTKQNLLNRQLTNSKTSLKELLNTYEHVMKATNDVIWDYDITTNQLKWLGGYKEVFGYDSPDELMVKDAFWNMYRVHEDDREETINSFNEFLKNKELKWSAEYRYLCKDGSYKHVSDRGYLILNDKGEPLRMLGAMQDIDVRKKYGLQLEAQNQKLKDIAWLNSHEIRRPLCNMLGLIPLIRTNANDEAALPQLINYLETSAIELDETISRINSQISN from the coding sequence ATGAACAAAAGGTTTGTTTTAACATTGATATTGGGCTACCTCACGGCTGGAATAATTTGGCTGGTAGGTGGTGCATGGGTTATTTACCACTTTAAACTGCAACATACTGTAGCTGGTTTAGATTTGGCTTTAGCTATAAAAAACATTTCTTTTCTTCTAATCAGCGTAGTTAGCCTTATTTATATCATCAATAATCATTACAGTAGGTTATTAACTAAACAAAATTTACTCAACCGGCAATTAACCAATAGCAAAACCAGCCTTAAAGAACTGCTTAACACCTATGAGCATGTAATGAAAGCCACCAATGATGTAATTTGGGATTATGATATTACCACCAACCAATTGAAATGGCTGGGTGGATATAAAGAAGTTTTTGGCTATGATTCGCCTGATGAGCTTATGGTTAAAGATGCCTTTTGGAACATGTACCGTGTACATGAAGACGACCGTGAGGAAACCATTAATAGCTTCAATGAATTTTTGAAAAACAAGGAGCTGAAATGGAGTGCCGAATACCGTTATTTATGTAAAGACGGCTCGTACAAACACGTTTCGGACCGGGGCTACCTTATTTTAAACGATAAAGGCGAACCGTTACGCATGTTAGGTGCCATGCAGGATATTGATGTTCGCAAAAAGTACGGCCTTCAGCTCGAGGCACAAAACCAAAAACTCAAAGACATTGCCTGGCTCAACTCGCACGAAATACGTCGCCCGCTTTGTAACATGCTGGGACTGATACCGCTTATCCGCACCAACGCCAACGATGAGGCTGCTCTTCCGCAATTGATCAACTACCTCGAAACATCGGCAATTGAACTTGATGAAACTATCAGCAGGATCAATAGCCAGATATCTAATTAG
- a CDS encoding TonB-dependent receptor, whose translation MQIPLLKFSFLNAFLLLLSVAAFAQSASVKGRISTADNNPVPMVSVGLAGTTKGALTDYNGLYKINNVEPGTYTITISGVGYQKTSKTITVTANQNTEVNITVTDDNQQLQTVEITGRKEKTYKTKSTFIGNKTETDLKDLPASVSYASKELMADQGVVRVGEVVKNFSGVNQFTFYDDLTIRGFRVNGQSNTQLVNGLRTSSGFWKQSLTNYLERVEVLKGPSSALYGNASPGGVVNRVTKKPLDETRRSVSIQLGSYNTFRALADFTGPANKDSSLLYRLNLGYEDANSFRDLQFDKNVIIAPSLTFVASPKTHINFDLVYNSSNGRLDRGQSVIGNDLYSTPQSLSLSTANDYLNEKTYIITLSANHEFTDNLSMTVAYSKTGYQEDLWEHRSANAYAVNGAGATIPNLVAMQIFSRKRKRYIDNFTGYLNYKLQTGIIEHKFVAGFDYGSEKMPVGASQLTAGGYRNAANNGFIANYVPANSSRYLLGADGSPVPNVPSFNLNDPISSQRLQDDSKVFFGQNVLNPTYYYLNAGYIQDQLRIGKLQALLGVRYEYYTDFANYKTANEAKTHSKAWLPRFGLVYNANKNINLYGTYVEGYNPQSASMLTPNANPDPSNPFKPLTSNMVEFGAKTSWLNDMLSITTAVYQIEQNNTLYAIGNDQYRQVGKERAKGIEFDITGRITPNWSMLVAYAYNDAKIIESLIPAEVGIQKPNAPHTLANIWTRYNVVKGLFRGLGIGAGANYVDKRNLSINLTQTIPDYTLVNAALYYSIGKMQLQFNANNITNKKHWVGGYDYIRLFPGIPSNYLFTMNYTF comes from the coding sequence ATGCAGATACCATTGCTTAAATTTTCTTTTTTAAATGCCTTTCTTCTATTATTATCAGTTGCCGCTTTTGCCCAATCTGCCTCAGTAAAAGGACGGATTAGCACTGCCGATAACAACCCTGTACCCATGGTTTCGGTTGGCTTAGCGGGTACAACAAAAGGTGCCTTAACCGACTATAATGGTTTGTATAAAATTAATAACGTTGAACCCGGCACCTACACCATTACCATATCGGGAGTTGGTTATCAAAAAACTTCAAAAACTATTACGGTAACAGCTAACCAAAATACCGAGGTTAACATTACCGTAACCGATGATAACCAGCAACTGCAAACCGTTGAAATTACCGGCCGCAAAGAAAAAACCTACAAAACTAAATCAACCTTTATAGGCAATAAAACCGAAACCGATTTAAAAGATCTGCCTGCTTCGGTATCATACGCCAGCAAAGAACTCATGGCCGACCAAGGTGTTGTGCGTGTTGGCGAAGTGGTAAAAAACTTCAGCGGTGTTAATCAATTCACCTTTTATGATGATTTAACCATTCGTGGTTTCCGGGTGAACGGACAAAGCAACACGCAGTTGGTAAATGGCTTACGTACCAGTTCCGGTTTCTGGAAACAATCACTCACCAACTACCTGGAAAGGGTCGAAGTTTTAAAAGGTCCATCTTCGGCCTTGTACGGTAATGCCAGCCCGGGCGGTGTGGTTAACCGTGTTACTAAAAAACCGCTGGATGAGACCCGTCGTTCGGTTAGCATTCAGTTGGGAAGCTACAATACGTTTCGTGCCCTGGCCGATTTTACCGGCCCTGCTAATAAAGACAGTTCATTGCTATACCGTTTAAACCTGGGTTATGAAGATGCCAATTCCTTCCGCGATCTGCAGTTTGATAAAAACGTGATCATTGCCCCATCATTGACCTTCGTGGCATCGCCCAAAACCCATATTAACTTCGATTTGGTTTACAACAGCTCGAATGGCAGGTTAGACCGTGGACAATCAGTTATTGGTAACGACCTTTACTCTACCCCGCAATCATTATCATTAAGTACCGCTAATGATTACCTGAACGAAAAAACTTACATCATTACCCTATCGGCCAATCATGAGTTTACTGATAACCTGAGCATGACCGTAGCCTACTCAAAAACCGGCTACCAGGAAGATTTATGGGAACACCGCAGTGCCAATGCTTATGCCGTGAACGGTGCAGGCGCAACTATACCAAACCTGGTGGCCATGCAAATATTTTCGCGCAAGCGTAAACGTTACATTGATAATTTTACCGGCTACCTTAACTACAAACTGCAAACCGGCATCATTGAGCACAAGTTTGTTGCAGGTTTTGACTACGGCAGCGAAAAAATGCCCGTAGGTGCATCGCAATTAACAGCAGGCGGCTATCGTAACGCGGCCAATAACGGGTTTATTGCCAACTATGTTCCGGCAAACAGCAGTAGATATTTACTGGGTGCGGATGGTTCGCCGGTGCCCAATGTTCCATCCTTCAACCTTAACGATCCTATTTCATCACAACGGTTGCAGGATGACAGCAAGGTCTTTTTTGGTCAAAATGTGCTTAACCCAACCTATTACTACCTTAATGCAGGTTACATTCAGGATCAGTTACGCATAGGCAAGTTACAAGCCTTGCTTGGTGTACGTTACGAGTACTATACCGATTTTGCGAACTACAAAACAGCAAATGAAGCCAAAACACATTCAAAAGCATGGTTGCCGCGTTTTGGTTTAGTGTACAACGCCAATAAAAACATTAACCTATACGGTACTTATGTAGAAGGCTATAACCCGCAATCGGCAAGCATGCTTACACCCAATGCCAACCCCGACCCGTCAAATCCTTTCAAGCCCTTGACCAGTAACATGGTTGAATTTGGTGCCAAAACCAGCTGGCTTAATGATATGCTGAGCATTACTACTGCCGTTTATCAAATTGAGCAAAACAACACCCTGTACGCAATAGGTAACGATCAGTACAGGCAAGTAGGTAAAGAGCGCGCCAAAGGTATTGAGTTTGATATAACCGGCCGTATTACACCAAACTGGAGCATGCTGGTAGCATACGCCTATAACGATGCCAAAATTATAGAAAGCCTTATACCTGCCGAGGTAGGTATACAAAAGCCCAATGCCCCGCACACACTGGCTAACATTTGGACGCGTTATAACGTAGTTAAAGGCCTGTTCAGAGGTTTGGGTATTGGTGCCGGTGCCAACTATGTTGATAAGCGTAACTTATCAATAAACCTTACCCAAACTATCCCCGATTACACACTGGTTAATGCAGCGCTTTACTACAGCATTGGTAAAATGCAGTTACAGTTTAATGCCAATAACATTACCAATAAAAAACACTGGGTTGGCGGGTATGATTACATCAGGCTATTCCCGGGTATACCGTCAAACTATTTATTCACCATGAATTATACCTTTTAA